In Glycine max cultivar Williams 82 chromosome 15, Glycine_max_v4.0, whole genome shotgun sequence, the DNA window CTTTAGTATATGCAAAGCTCTAACTCATgaaataatttgatgcatcataGGATTCAATTCGGTGACCTGAGTTTTATCGATTCAAACCTGTAATGGGTCGAGTTGGACAAGAATGTAAATATTGTTGTCAATAAGATCTCAATTGCAGAAGAATTAATGATGGCTTCTTAACCACCATAAAATAACCATGAATGACGACTTTGTGAACATAGTCACAACTTCATTTGTAAAGAAACTTGTGACCGAGAAGCCATTAGTGGTGACTTCAAGATAATTGGTAAATCCAATAATCGTTATATCATCTCGTCTACGCCATTAAATATTTCAGTAAGACTTGATAATTGATAAGTCCACTGATCATTATAAACTTCTCCACCATAACCCACAGCTTGTATTGAAGCACCTTAGCttgcattaaaatttaaatttaaattatttaaaaataaagttaaagatTTGTTTTTTACAATGTACTCTTATGTTGCAAATTCGAATTCTCATGTTgagtaagaatatttttaatgatttttttatagatttttttccttaaacaataatgtttttaaaagcTACTATCATTCTTATCGAGTCACGTGTATTACCTTAATATCATGCTTTGAgggaaaaaattattgtttgcttctttcaaatatatttttctaatttaatttgattgaatacttatttcaaatttttctttaggAACCATCTTGAGATCAAACCActattcttttatctttatgcatatacttgattttttttttaagcgcTTATATATATCTTCCAatctatttttgtctttttatttgtaaatcaaatatcacaattttttaaaagaaattatcaataagtaaatcaaataaatttaataattaaatattttttgaagatataattgaaattttgaaggggataaaataaaattatcaacttttttttatcaattatcttCTTAATTTGTGATTAGGGGAGCTGAACCGTTGGCctctactatatatatatatattcccaaGGCTTCTGTCACTACCTAATAATCTCTTCTGAATGTGCTCGTTGTTTAGAAAACCCTAATCTGATTCAATTCCAGCATGGCTCAAAAACAAAAGCTGCGCCCTTCTCCTCTGGACGAGCCACCCACCGCTTCCTCTTCCGATTCCGAGGAAGAAgaggagcaacaacaacaacaaccatccTCTCAGCAacacgaagaagaggaagaagaagtttCCTccggagaagaagaggaagctTCCTCCGAAGAAGAGGAAGACGAAAATCTCCCCCCACCACCCATCTCCAAAAACCCTCCACCCCCTCCTCCCTCAAACCCTCAGCCCCAACCCACTTCCTCCGAATCCGAAACCGAATCGGGTTCCGAAACCGAATCAGAACCCCACCCCACTCCCGTTAAGGTCAAACCCCTAGCCTCCAAGCCCATGGACCAGGCCCAAAAGCCCAAAGCTCAACCCTCCCCGGCGCCGCCGCCGCCAAAATCGGCATCCAAGCGCCCCGCcgagaacaacaacaacaacgcccgTGTCGCCGACCCCAAACGCGCGAAGAAAAAAGCCACCGAATCTTCTTCTGCCGCCGCCATCTCCGACGACGAGATGGAGGAGGACGGGAAGAAGTCCGGCGATAACTCGAAGAAGTTTCAGAGACTGTGGAGCGAGGAGGACGAACTCGCCATTCTGAAGGGCGTGGTTGAGTTCACATCGAAAACAGGGCTGGACCCTCTTAAGTTCCCCAATGCCAACGCTTTCCACGATTTCATGAAGAAGTCGCTTCACGTGGAATTTTCCAGCAACCAGCTGAAGGAGAAGCTCCGAAGGCTCAAGAAGAAGTTTGAGACCCAGGCAGGAAAAGGGAAGAATGGAGATGCCCCTAAGTTTTCCAAACCGCACGATCAGAAATTCTTTGAATTGTCCAAAAAGGCTTGGGGAAGTGAGGATGGTGGTGTAGCCAATGGCTCCGTGGAGAAGCCCAAGTCCAATGGGAATGCTGCCAAGAGTCCGAATCCGAAGAAGAAGGAATCCGGTAGCAGGAATGTGGCTTCTGCTAAGAAACCGAAGCCTGAAACAAATCCGGAGCCGGCGCCGGTGCCGTCCTTGGAGTTTAAGGAGTCTGAAAGGATGGAGATTGATCAAAAGCCTGATGGTGGTGATGCATGTTTGTTTTTGCGCGAATTGGTTCGATACAAAGAGGGTGCCAATGTTTCTAGGCTGGATGAGGATGATGTGAAGAGGGGGTTGGAGTTGATTGAGGAATCAAAGAGGGCAGAGTTGAGGGGGAAGTGGAAGAAATTACATCATGCTGAGATGGAACTGTTTGCGAATCGCTCAGAACTGATTGGGGAGCAGACTAAGTTGATACTCGAGGCGCTTCGGTCATCCAATCATTAGGATTCTCAATTTTGTTTGGCGGCCTTTTCGGTACTCTGGGCCATATATTTTGTGATCTATCCTCTATGCATTGTAACCTTGTGGTTATGGTATAGTCTTTTAATTCAGTAGCAGTAGCAGTGTTTAGTTATTGACATTGTCAAAATATCTTGCTTCAGAAGTTCCTAGGAATTTTGTGACAAATGTTtctctataatttataatttatttggaaTTGGAACTTTTGTGGTAGTATACCCTTTTGGGTTTTTATTCTACTTCACAAGTGATTGGTAGTAATATCTTACTTAGGTATCTAATTTATTAGTTAAATGATTTGTTGTCcttcttgttatttattttctttcgacCATTATGGTGATCATTGTTTCATTGTACATCAAGGAATTTTAGTTTGAAGGATtcatattttggttatttttgtgATTACATCCAATGATGTATGTGATATGGGAATTGGTGTGGTCACTGAGATGGTAGTTAATTTCCCCTATCATGAAGTCTGATCATTTCTAAATTACATTTGATGGCCAAGGAAAATCCTCATTTTGTGAGAATGCTTTGAT includes these proteins:
- the LOC100791520 gene encoding STOREKEEPER protein, producing the protein MAQKQKLRPSPLDEPPTASSSDSEEEEEQQQQQPSSQQHEEEEEEVSSGEEEEASSEEEEDENLPPPPISKNPPPPPPSNPQPQPTSSESETESGSETESEPHPTPVKVKPLASKPMDQAQKPKAQPSPAPPPPKSASKRPAENNNNNARVADPKRAKKKATESSSAAAISDDEMEEDGKKSGDNSKKFQRLWSEEDELAILKGVVEFTSKTGLDPLKFPNANAFHDFMKKSLHVEFSSNQLKEKLRRLKKKFETQAGKGKNGDAPKFSKPHDQKFFELSKKAWGSEDGGVANGSVEKPKSNGNAAKSPNPKKKESGSRNVASAKKPKPETNPEPAPVPSLEFKESERMEIDQKPDGGDACLFLRELVRYKEGANVSRLDEDDVKRGLELIEESKRAELRGKWKKLHHAEMELFANRSELIGEQTKLILEALRSSNH